In Hamadaea flava, a genomic segment contains:
- a CDS encoding S8 family peptidase, giving the protein MNALRPKGRRAPATAALAALALVASGLIAGSSTQAVAAGSAQQTKLYIVQAIDAPVATYDGKVSGYTATRTTQGKRLDAHSSGATAYRNYLTSKHDKALRAAGINPTSKTYDYGVTFNGFAVRLTAVEAQKLAKTSGIKKLWESQTYTADTTTTRDFLGLTGKNGVWNQQFHGDKRAGEGVIVGVIDSGIWPESASFAALSEPRPDAKAIAAKWHGTCDSGVEAPVPCNNKLIGARYYRAGFPEIEDFEFDSPRDYGGHGSHTSSTAAGDFGVPATIGGNEVGSISGMAPAARLAMYKALWQGSDGSGHGQEIDLVAAIEQATADGVDVINYSISGSSAYIVAGAEIAFFNAAAAGVFVSASAGNDGDTIGESSVAHNDPWITTVAASTHDRGNSKSVTLGNGSTYKGIGTIPAAVASSPLVYSSAVKRADADPTQAQLCYVGTLDPALTAGKIVVCDRGGNARVEKSLAVKNAGGVGVVLTNTSAAQSLNGDDHFLPTVHLDSTAGAAVRAYAQTAGATASISVVDTTKVRAPQMAGFSSYGPAIAGNGDLLKPDITAPGVDVVASVAPTAANYGNSFATYSGTSMSSPHIAGIAALLIAKHPDWSPMAVKSALMTTASTKDNQGKPIQWAFGDATPLNFGSGHVTPAPAFDPGLVYDSTPTDWIAYGCALGQFQLITDPSFCASYPTVDPSDLNYPSIAVGDLAGSQTIKRSVTNVTKRAGVYVPVVSAPAGFKVKVNPPLLVVGPGKTKSYTVTVTRTTAAIGEWAFGSLTWQEFGTGKHKVRSPIAVKPVSLAVSPEITGSTAAGSVAVPVKSGFAGTLSATLAGLVPADVTSHTLDPAGPSFDDAAPAVSSRTAKLTVTVPAGTIGRYSTFNADYAGATDTDLYAYAAGTANEVTLSAGGDANETMILNPGTYDIYVVLFGSASGPLDVKLNGWTLGTTSAGNATVSPASQTVTVGGATSLTVSWTGLTAGVRYLGKLSYSDGTSTIGSSYLLVG; this is encoded by the coding sequence ATGAACGCACTCCGGCCGAAGGGCCGGCGCGCGCCTGCGACGGCGGCCCTCGCGGCACTCGCCCTCGTTGCCAGTGGCTTGATAGCCGGCAGCAGTACGCAGGCCGTCGCCGCCGGCTCGGCGCAGCAGACCAAGCTCTACATCGTGCAGGCGATCGACGCTCCGGTCGCGACGTACGACGGCAAGGTCTCGGGCTACACCGCCACCCGCACGACGCAGGGCAAGCGGCTGGACGCGCACTCGAGCGGTGCGACGGCGTACCGGAACTATCTGACGAGCAAGCACGACAAGGCTTTGCGCGCTGCGGGCATCAACCCGACGTCGAAGACCTATGACTACGGTGTGACCTTCAACGGCTTCGCGGTCCGGCTGACCGCCGTCGAGGCGCAGAAGCTGGCGAAGACCTCGGGCATCAAGAAGCTCTGGGAGAGCCAGACCTACACCGCCGACACCACCACGACGCGGGACTTCCTCGGCCTCACCGGGAAGAACGGCGTGTGGAACCAGCAGTTCCACGGCGACAAGCGGGCCGGCGAGGGCGTCATCGTGGGCGTCATCGACTCCGGCATCTGGCCGGAGAGCGCGTCGTTCGCGGCGCTGTCCGAGCCCCGCCCGGACGCCAAGGCGATCGCGGCGAAGTGGCACGGCACCTGCGACTCGGGCGTCGAGGCTCCGGTGCCCTGCAACAACAAGCTGATCGGCGCGCGGTACTACCGTGCCGGCTTCCCGGAGATCGAGGACTTCGAGTTCGACTCGCCGCGTGACTACGGCGGCCACGGCTCGCACACCTCGTCGACGGCGGCGGGCGACTTCGGCGTACCGGCCACCATCGGCGGCAACGAGGTCGGCAGCATCAGCGGCATGGCCCCGGCCGCCCGCCTCGCGATGTACAAGGCGCTGTGGCAGGGTTCCGACGGCTCCGGCCACGGCCAGGAGATCGACCTGGTGGCCGCGATCGAGCAGGCCACCGCGGACGGTGTGGACGTCATCAACTACTCGATCTCCGGCTCGTCGGCGTACATCGTGGCCGGTGCCGAAATCGCGTTCTTCAACGCTGCCGCGGCGGGCGTCTTCGTCTCGGCCTCGGCCGGCAACGACGGCGACACGATCGGCGAGAGCAGCGTCGCGCACAACGACCCGTGGATCACCACCGTCGCGGCCAGCACCCACGACCGGGGCAACTCGAAGTCGGTCACGCTGGGCAACGGTTCGACCTACAAGGGCATCGGCACCATCCCGGCCGCGGTCGCCTCGTCGCCACTGGTCTACTCGTCGGCGGTGAAGAGGGCCGACGCGGATCCGACCCAGGCCCAGCTGTGCTACGTCGGCACCCTCGACCCCGCGCTCACGGCCGGCAAGATCGTGGTCTGCGACCGGGGCGGCAACGCCCGGGTCGAGAAGAGCCTCGCCGTGAAGAACGCGGGCGGCGTCGGCGTCGTCCTCACCAACACCTCGGCAGCGCAGTCGCTGAACGGCGACGACCACTTCCTGCCGACGGTGCACCTCGACTCGACGGCGGGCGCGGCGGTCCGGGCGTACGCCCAGACGGCGGGCGCGACGGCGAGCATCAGCGTGGTCGACACCACCAAGGTGCGGGCTCCGCAGATGGCCGGATTCTCGTCGTACGGACCGGCCATCGCCGGTAACGGCGACCTGCTCAAGCCGGACATCACCGCGCCGGGCGTCGACGTCGTCGCCTCGGTGGCGCCGACCGCGGCCAACTACGGGAACAGCTTCGCGACCTACTCGGGCACCTCGATGTCCTCGCCGCACATCGCGGGCATCGCGGCGCTGCTGATCGCCAAGCACCCCGACTGGTCGCCGATGGCGGTCAAGTCGGCCCTGATGACCACGGCGAGCACCAAGGACAACCAGGGCAAGCCGATCCAGTGGGCGTTCGGCGACGCGACGCCGCTGAACTTCGGTTCGGGCCACGTGACCCCGGCTCCGGCATTCGACCCGGGCCTGGTGTACGACTCGACGCCGACCGACTGGATCGCGTACGGCTGCGCCCTGGGTCAGTTCCAGCTCATCACCGACCCGTCGTTCTGCGCGAGCTACCCGACGGTCGACCCGAGCGACCTGAACTACCCGTCCATCGCCGTCGGCGACCTCGCCGGCTCGCAGACGATCAAGCGGTCGGTCACCAACGTGACCAAGCGTGCGGGCGTCTACGTGCCGGTCGTGTCGGCCCCGGCCGGGTTCAAGGTCAAGGTGAACCCGCCGCTGCTCGTGGTGGGCCCCGGCAAGACCAAGAGCTACACGGTCACCGTCACCCGGACGACCGCCGCGATCGGTGAGTGGGCCTTCGGCTCGCTGACCTGGCAGGAGTTCGGCACCGGCAAGCACAAGGTCCGCAGCCCCATCGCGGTCAAGCCGGTCTCGCTGGCGGTGTCGCCGGAGATCACCGGTTCGACGGCGGCCGGCAGCGTGGCAGTGCCGGTGAAGTCCGGCTTCGCCGGCACACTCAGCGCGACGCTGGCCGGTCTCGTTCCGGCCGACGTCACCAGCCACACGCTGGACCCGGCCGGTCCTTCGTTCGACGACGCCGCCCCGGCGGTCAGCAGCCGGACGGCGAAGCTCACGGTCACCGTCCCGGCGGGCACCATCGGCCGCTACTCCACGTTCAACGCGGACTACGCCGGTGCCACCGACACCGACCTCTACGCGTACGCGGCGGGGACGGCGAACGAGGTGACGCTCAGCGCCGGCGGCGATGCCAACGAGACGATGATCCTGAACCCGGGCACGTACGACATCTACGTCGTGCTGTTCGGTTCGGCGTCCGGCCCGCTGGACGTCAAGCTGAACGGCTGGACGCTCGGCACCACCTCGGCGGGCAACGCGACCGTGTCGCCCGCGAGCCAGACGGTCACGGTCGGCGGCGCGACGTCGCTGACGGTCTCCTGGACCGGCCTGACGGCGGGCGTCCGCTACCTCGGCAAGCTCAGCTACAGCGACGGGACCTCGACCATCGGGTCGAGCTACCTGCTCGTGGGCTGA